In Candidatus Hydrogenedentota bacterium, the DNA window TCCGTCTGCTGGGTCACCAAAACCTCCGTCCCTCGACTGAATCCAAGCATTATGTTTATCGGCAGTTTCCATAAATGCTTCACTCGGCTAAAGAATTACACATTTCCGAGTTCCGCGAACTATTTGTTTACTATGTGTTCCTCCTCTATGCCGTTCGGCTCGCTGCTCGTCCTGCGACTACGTCTAAATGAATCACTTTGGGGCGGTGCAAATCGAGTGTGCGATTACGAGTCGTCATGAACAGAGTTCCCCCTGAGATTATGAAGACTTGAGCGGTGCGCTTTCCGCGCGCGGTGAAAGGGGCGTGGACAATTTCCACGGGCGATCCCCCTGGCTAGGGTTGCGTTGCGCCATTGGCGCGCGGAATGAACGGTGCGTTTTCGGAGTAGCCGTCATGCCCTTTCGGGTAGTCAGAAGCCATGAAAATGCAATTTCAGATTTGAAATCTCGTATTTCAAAGCAACACGATCTGGATGTCTTAAGAACTTCTAGCAATAACGACGTCTTTGCGTTTACCCCGAAGGGGTTTCGGCGCGCAGCCCAGGGTTGGCCCGCCGAAGTCGCTTCGACGTAGGCGGGGCTACCCTGGGTACCAACCAGAATGTACCCTGAAGGGGTTTCGGCATTAATGTTAGAGGCTCTAAAGGTCTACTTTCGGAACAGGACGATTACGATTACGAGAAATCCGCACGCGATTATTTGCAGGGACGAGTAGATTGCGGGATCGATTGTGCGACTACGTAATTTACGTAATTGCCCCGGCGCCGCAGGTATTCCGTCCATTGCGATCGCAGCCGCGCGCTCGAGGGAGTCGGAATCGAAGTTGCGCAGGGGAAAACACTATGTTCCGTCACTACACGCGGTCGACGCGCCAGAGTGCCCACACTCCCAGGGCGGCAAGCACGGCGTTTGGCAGGAATCCGCGGACGAGGTAGTCTTCCAGGGGGTGGACGGACTTCGTTTCGAGAAGGATACGCATGAGGTAGTACCCGCCGAGCAGCAGGATGCCGATCGCGAAGCTGTAGGAACGCCCGCCCCGCCGCGCGCGCGCGGCCAGGGGCGCCGCGGCGAGGCTCACCGCGAGGCACGCGAACGGTAGCGTAACGCGGTTCGCAATCTCGGTGCGGATTTTGCGCAAATCTTCGGCATTGGGTTTCGACCGGTTGCTCTTGTAGCGCCGCTCCGTTTCTTTTTCGTCGGCGATCAGTTCCCGAATCGTCATTTCTTCGCGCCGCCCCGGCGCGGGGGCAAGCGGGTTCGCCGTCAACGGGACCATGACATTTTCGGAGAACTGTGTGGTCACGTCGTCACCGGGTTGCGGCTGTACCATGTGACACTTGGTGAGGACAAGTTGGGCGCGTTCGCCTGTGGGTTGGAACTCCGCCTTCTCGGCGTAGTAGATCGTGTCGCGCCCGGATTCCTGCTTGACGACGACGACGTCGCGCAGCGTCTTCGTCGCTGTATCGCGGTCTTTGAAATAGACGCGCACGCCCCCAAACTCGTTCATGACTCCGACCGGCAGCACGTCGAGTGTGATGCGTTGCGGCAATTCCGAATACAGCAGATCGTTGGCGCGGCCAATGGCGCGTGGCTGGACGCGGTCTTGGAGGAAGTAGGTCGCGACGCTTAGCAATGCACCGACGATGACGACCGGGGCGACGAGTCGTTTCACCGGGATGCCCGCCGCTTTCATCGCCGTGATTTCATTGTCCTGTGCGAGCCTGCCGAAGGCGAGCAGGATGCCCATCATGAACGCGATCGGGACCAGATACGCGACGAGCGTTGGGCTGTAGTACAGGATTAGGCGCGCGACGTCCCACGCGTCAATGAATTCGAGTTGGATCACCTGGCGGCGTTCGCGGAGCTCGTTTGCGACGCCGACGAACCCGATAATCAGCATGGCCAACACGGCCGGCACCGCGATCTCCGACAGACAATACCGGCTCAAACGATCGAAGACGACGCGAAATCCACGCGTGCCCGGCTCCGCCGAAGGCGAGGAAGTTAGCATAGTTGTGCCGCGGTGCGCCCCATACGTGTTTGCGCGATTATACGCGGGGCGCGCGGTACCGCACCACTTTTCCCGATCCGCGCGGCCGGCACCGGGCTAAAGTCCGCGGCGCATCCGCCGATAAGGAGTACGGCGTTATTAAGGGATGACGTAGGGGAAGGGCCGCTCACGGCCCGGAGGGCACCGCTATGGGTACCGGCGTATTGTCATCGGCGTTGAATCCGTCGTTATTCAACAAGCCGTTCACCGCGCACTTTCCGCTGTTCGGCCAAGGGCCGCTCTTCTCGAAGACCGGACCGCTCGACGCGGCTGCCAGCGGCGAGCAAGAAGACGCCGTCACTTCCGATCATTCGAATGCCATCGCCGATCAGTTCGAGGGCATTGTGTATCGATCGCAGGTCGAGCGGTTGTCGCTGAGCCTCGCGTATCACGAAGCCGCGGCGAAGCTGTCCAATGATGGCGAGCAGACAACGGCATCGGCCACCGCGAAGCAACTCACTTTCGAGTTCCTCGCGGAGTCCCGTACGGAGGAACTGGTCCGATTCAACTCCCGCACGGATGCCGTCGCGGACGGACTGTCCGGCGGGCAGCGCGCGCAGTACCTCGAGGCGAGCCGCCTTGTCGCGCAGCGGTTTTCGTTTTCGCTGACGATCTCCGGCGCCACGCTGAACAGCTTCGCCGGAGCGTCCGAAGAATTGCAGCAGGCGAACAGCGCGGACGGAATCAACGAACTGCTGAAACTCACCAACGAAGCGCTGACGGACAGTGACGATGTCTTGAACAAGATTTTCGACTTGCTCGACGCCTTCTTCAACAACAGTACCGACGACTTTCAGACCCGCTTCCAAGAGCTATACGAGGGCCTGACCGGCCTCGGTCTGGTCGGATCGCCGTCCGGCACGGCGAACGGGACCGCGCGGTTGCAGGCGACGAGCTTCTCGCTTCAACTCGAGTTCAGCTTCGAGTCGGTGGAATTCACACAGGTGCAGCAATCCGATCCGATTGTACTCGACCTTGACGGCGACGGGTTTGAGATCACACACCACAACGACGGCGCGCGGTTCGATATTCGCGGGAACGGCAAGGCGGCGGCTACTGCGTTCGTAAACGGCGGAGATGCATTTCTGGCCCTCGACCGCAATGGAAACGGCCTAATCGATAGCGGCCGCGAACTGTTCGGCGATCAGCACGGCGCGGCGAACGGCTTCGAGGAACTGCGCAAACTCGATTCAAACGGCGACGGCGTGATCGACGCGAACGACAAGGGCTTCGACAAGCTACTCGTCTTTCGCGACAACGGCAACGGCAAGACGGAACCCGGAGAATTGCAGTCACTCGCCGAGGCGGGGATTAGCCAGATCGATTTGCGATACGCGAACGTGGACGAACACGCCAGGGGCGGGAACAGACTTGCCCAACGCGCGTCCTTTAGCTACGCCGATGGCCGACGCGGCCACGCCGCCGACGCGTTGCTGAACTTTATCGCGTAGCGACACGGGAAACCGTTCCAACTCAAAACGTGACACGACCGCCTTTCGGGGTATAAGATGCGCCGGAAGGAGATCGGTCATGATTAAGCTTGATGTGATGGGCGTGAGCATGGACAGTCACCACCAGCCGGTGGTGCTGCTGCGCCACGAAGACCGCGTTCTCCCGATCGTAGTGGGCATGTTCGAGGCGGAGGCGATCCACGCCGGTCTCGTGAACAAAGACTATGGCCGTCCCATGACGCACGACCTCATCCGCAACCTGCTCGCCGGCCTGCGCGGCACGGTGCAGTCCGTCACCATCTATAAACTCGAAAACGAAACCTTCTACGCGCACGTCAACATCGAACAGAAATCGTCCGGCGGGCAAGTCGAGCAAGTGCTGCGCGTCGATTCGCGTCCGAGCGACGGCATCGCGATCGCCTGCAGGACCGACGCGCCAATTTACGCTACGCAAGTCGTCATGGACGCGGCGTCGCAGGACATCTCGATTCTTGGCGGTTCCGAAGAGAACGAAGAAGGCGAAGACCCTGAGTTCGATTCGTGAGCGCGGAAATTTCGTGAAGGGTTCCTGTAATGCGTGAGTTGCGCGTTGGACTTGTCGGTTGTGGCCAACACGCATTGATGTACCTCCTGCCCGCGCTCCACTATGCGCCCATCCAACTGGTGTCCGTTTGCGACACGAACGCGGAGCGGCGCCTCCGCGCGAAGCGCCAATTCGGCGCGGAAGCGGACTTCGAGGGGATCGGCGCAATGCTGCGCGGGCCGACGATCGACGCGGTGATTGCATGCGGTCCGCCGGATATGCATCGCGCGGCGGCGATCGCCGCGATGGACGCGGGCCTGAACGTGTTCGTCGAAAAGCCTCCCGCGAACGATCTGGCGGGGGCCATGCAGATTGCCGAGGCCTCGCGCGCGAACGGCCGCCATTGCATGGTCGGGTTCATGAAGCGTTTTGCGCTGCGCTACAGGCAGGCGCGCGAACTCGCGCAGCGGCGCGCGTTCGGCAAGACGACGCATGTGTCCATCAAGTACGCGCACTGGAACTGCCCCGACCTGCATTGGATGCTTGTGTATATGACGGTACACACGCTCGACTTGATGCGGTTCTTCGCGGGGGAACTCGCGCGCATGTCGATCGAGCGCGCGGAAACGGCGGGGCAATTCACGTTCACGGTGCAGGCGGTCTCCGCGTCCGGCACACTGGTTTCGCTCGTCACCAGCAGCCAGGAACCGCGCGTGAAAGAGCATGTCGAGATCACCGGTGAAGGAGAAGTCGTCGTCGTCCGAAACGTGATCGAACTCGAATACCACCGGCGCGTCAGCCCGACCAAGCTGTTCACGTCCGACTTGCACGACGTACAACTGCTGCGTCCCGACTTCGCGATACCGAACCCGGAACAAAACACCCTCTTTTTACAGGGCTACGCAGGAGAGATGCAGGAATTCGCGAGCGCCTGCATCGAAGAACGCGCACCATCGGTGACAATTGCGGATGGCGTGCAAGCCATGCGCCTCGCGCAACTCCTCGCGAGGAATACCACCGGCAGCTTTGACCTCATGGAGTAGGCGGCGGCGCGGGTGGGACCGGTGGCGGGGCCGTGTCGTGCGCGCCATCACCGTCCCCATTGCCGTTGAATTTGCGCGCGTCGATCAATCTCGAGGCGTAGTAATAGCCGAAGCTCACGATGAGCATGAGTATTGCCAAACCGATGAAGGCCAGTGGACGATAGATACCCTCGAGATTGCGCGCGTCGTAGAAGAGACGCGCAATGCCCAACAGGAACACGGCCAGCGCCGCGTAGCGGTAGAACCGCTGCCACGTGAGCAGCGCCGCTCCAAACAGCGCCATTCCCAGCACGCCCCAACTGATTGCCAGAAAGTTCGCGGAGAGGCTCGGCACGCGTTCAATCATGATTACGAGCAACAACGATGCTACGCCTACGCAGACGCCACACAACGGATCGACGAAGGGTTCGAGTTTCTTCGATTTCGATCCCGCAACCATTTGTTCGCATAGCGCCCAGAACACGGCGAGAGCGGCGAACGCGCACACCAGTGGAAGCGTACCCGGTCGGTCAACGGCGCGATACGATTCCGTGACGGCCGCAAACGAAACGAGGGCCCCGTTCAATGCAGCCAGTGCGATAGCGGTCCGCGAACGTGTGAGCGCCGCATATCCCGCGAACGCGAAGGACACCATCGCGAGCGCAAACGGCTCCCAGTCGGAATCGAAGTAGCCGAATCCCTCGATGGGCGCGCCGGCGCTCGCCGTGCCGAGCGACGCCACGTATCGAAACGCGATTGGCCAGCTCAACACCAACGCCGCCGATCCCCACGGGGACAACGCCGGTTCCCCGCCGCGCGCGAAGAACCGGTCTGCAAATACGCATGCGGCCGCCGCTGCCACGGCGCACAGGTGCCATTCGCCCGAGGCGACAGCTTTCCACTCGCTCAGCCATGACAAGGTGCTGAATGCGAGCAGCATGATCGCCGCAGTCGCCACGGCGCGCCGGTGCAACGCGACGACGAGCGCCGTCGCGGCCGCGCCCGCAATTGCCAGGTAAAGCGCGGCGCGCACGTTTGTGCCGGCGTGCGCGATGACGGACACGCCAAGCATAAGCGCCGACGCGCAATACAGGAGGTACGGCGCGGCGCGCATCTGGTGAAAAGCGAGGCCCTCGCGCTCGCCGGTAATGCGCCGATCGGCGAAGACCGCGGCCGCCACGATCGTTCCCACGGAGATCGCGATCAACCAGTGCGGCGTCTGGTCCTTGCCCGCCGTGGAAAGTATCGTGCCTGCCACGGTTGGCAGCAGCCCCAACATCGCGACGAGGCTGAACGGCCGCGATTGCAGTGCGCAGCCTGCGAGTGTCACGACCACCACAAACGCGGCGAACGACGCGACCCGGTGCGCGTCGTGCACCAGCATCGTCGCATACGCGTAGTACAAGATGCAGCCGCCCATCGCGTACACGAATGGGAATTGCAGGCCGCCGTACGGTTTCTTGCGGCCCTGCGTGCCGGGTCCCGCGACGAGATCGAGGTCCCAGAGCGAATCGATTGTGGATCGGGAGAACGGCAGCGTCTTGGGCGCGCGCACCGACCAGTCCGTGCGCTGATACAGTTGCGACGCCGCGAACAAGGCCGCCACGGCGAGTCCCGATTCCACAACGCGGCGCCAATACAGCGGATCGGCATACGGCACGGACCACGTGGTGAATACGATGAATAGTCCGTGTGCGATTGACAGTGCCGCGACGCCGAACGCCAGCACGCGCGTGACCACGAGCCCGGAGCGGCGCGACGAGTACAACAGCGCCACGCTCTCGACCGCCATCGACGCGGTAAGCGTGCCCTGTCCGTAGCGCACCGCCAGGAACAGCGTGAATGCGGATACCGCTTTCGTAAGATACGCGTTGTACAGCGGATCGGCCTTGCGCAGCCGCAAGTACCCCAGTCCAATCAGCGAAAGCACTACGGCGTACAACGCGAGAAAATCGTCCCGATACGCCTCATACATGTCCTCGTACCGCAATAGCGTCAGTGTGGCGAGGACGAAGAAGAAGACGGTGTTCGTGGTGACGAACATGGTCCGGAATTTGGTGGGAATCGTCGAGCGCCGCAGGTCTTCCCCGCAGAACAATTCGGCGAGCGCAAATGTCAGCATGTAGACCCACAGGAAACCGAACGAAAGCCGGAAGCTTGGAATCGGCGATGCGTCGAGGAAGTGCAGCGTCCATAGCGCATCGTTCAGGTAGCAGCCGACGAGGCCCACGACGGCGACGTAGTACCAGCGGTTGTACAGCAGGAAGAACGCGCTGCCGAAGCCGAGAATGGCAACGCCGGCGATCGAGTACTTCGCGAGATCGCCGGTCGTGAAGAACGCCAACCCCATCGTCAAATGGCCGAGCATCGTTACGAGCGTCGCCACGATTCTTGATTTGCGCACCTGCGCGACAATGCCCCATGCGACGACAACCGTCACGAGCAGGCCGATACCCGCGGATTCGCTCTCGATGACGCGCGCGGCGGAGATGTAGTGCGCGGCGAACGACACGAAGTAACTGACTCCAATCGCCGTGGCGTACAGTACGCGGGCGTATTGGAGATACTTCTTCTCGAGCCACCAGCCCACGCCGATCAACGCGATGGATACGGCATACCCAAAGCCGACGCGCATCAACGGCGTCGTGAGCGGACCGACGTAATACAAGGCCCACGCCACGCCGACCGCCAACACGACGCTTGCGACCCGCGGCATCCAATACTTCCATATCCGCTCCTCGACACTCGCTCGCGGCAGCGCGGTTTCCGCTTCGCGTTGGAATTCCTTCGCCTTCGGTTTTTCCGGGGCGGCCGTGAACGAAGGGCTTTCCGCCGCCGACACCTTGGATGGGGTTGGAATGACGATCGCGGCTTCTTTGGCCGGAGTCGTTGACGGAAGCGGAGGCAATGGCGGCGGTTGGGCCGCGGGGGCCTGCGGTTCGACGGGCGGTTCCGCGTGCGCGCGCGAGATGGATTCGAGTTTAATCTCGCGCTCGACTGCCGCGATGCGGTTCTTCAAACCCGCCGCGCGGTTCAACAGATCGTCGAGATCGCGCCGGAGCGCCTGCAATTCGTCGTCGTAGTGCATGAACGGCCCCGAATCCCCTTAGACCAACCCCAGTGGATCATACGGCAGCCGGAGATCATTCGCAACGAATGCGCGCGAAGTGGAAACACGCGGCGCGCCGCATTCACTATGGTGTGAACAATTCAGGAGGCCGAATGTCATCTGCCGCATACACGTATTCGCACCCGCGTCCCATACTTGCCGCCGACTCCGCCGTGTTTACGCTGCACGACGGGGCGTTGAGCGTTCTCCTGATCGAACGCGGGCAACCGCCGTTTATCGGCACGTGGGCTCTTCCGGGCGGCTGGGTGGAAGAAGAGGAACCCGTTGACGAGGCGGGCGCGCGCGAACTTCGTGAGGAGACCGGACTTTCCAACGTTGACCTGCGCCAGTTGTTCACCATCGGCGACCCGGGGCGCGACCCGCGCGGATGGTGCGCCACCGTTGTGTACGTGGCGCTGATTGATCACCGGGACCATCCCGTCCGCGCGGGCGATGACGCGGCGCACGCGGCGTGGTTTTCGCTCGATGAACTGCCACAACTTGCGTTCGATCACGATAAAGTGATGCGCGTCGCGGTCCAACGCCTGTGCACGCACTTCGCCAATCCCGGCGCTCGCCTTGTGTCCACCCCGGAGCGGTATACTGAAGACGAGCTCGACGCGCTCTGGCGCGATGCGGAGCGTTTTCTGCGGAGCCGCGCGGCGGGCGACGAGGGGTGACCGCGATGAATATCAATCCCACCGACGCGCTGATCGTGGTGGATGTTCAAAATGACTTCTGTCCCGGCGGGGCGCTCGCCGTCGCGGATGGCGACGGTGTCGTGGCGGGGATCAACAGGTTGTTGCCCTTGTTTTCCGTCACGGTGTTCACGCGCGATTGGCACCCCGCGAACCATTGCAGTTTCAGCGATCATCCGGAATACGTTGACAAGAGTTGGCCAGCGCATTGTGTCGCGAATACGCCGGGCGCCCGGTTCCATACCGATTTGACCTTGCCGGATGACGCGATGATCGTCAGCAAGGGCACCGATGCGTCGAAGGAAGCGTACAGCGGGTTCGACGGTACGGCGCTCGCTGAATCGCTTCGCGACGCAAACGTGGGCCGCGTGTTCGTGTGTGGTCTTGCTACGGATTACTGCGTCAAGGCGACGGCATTGGACGCGGTCCGCAACGGGTTTGAGACGTACGTCATCGACGATTTGTGCCGTGGCGTGGATATTCCACCGGGCACGGCGCGCGCCGCGATCGAGGCGATGATGTCAGCGGGTGCGCACGTTATAGTTTCCGGAGAAATCGCATGAATCCATCGCACCCGTGGCGCACGCGGGAGGGCCTCGCGCTGCTTACCGACTTCTACGAATTGACCATGATGGCCGGGTATCTGAAGGAGCATCGCGCGGAAGGCCGCGTCTGTTTCGAGTACTTTTTCCGGCATCTGCCGCCGAACGCGGGGTTCGGCGTCGCCGCGGGGCTGGGTCCGTTTCTCGATTACCTCGAACACCTTCGTTTTGCCGACGATGATATCGAATACCTGCGATCGCTCAAGATGTTCGACAGCGGTTTTCTCGATCATCTGCGCCAGTTCAAACCGGCGTGTACCGTCCGTGCCGTGCCCGAGGGCACGCTGGTCTTTCCGCACGAGCCGATCGTTCAAATCGAAGGCGCGATATTCGAGGCGCAACTCCTCGAAACGGCGCTGCTCAACATGCTCAATTTCCAGACGCTTATCGCCACAAAAGCGGCCCGCGTGTGCCTTGCGGCGGACGGCGACCCGGTCATGGAATTCGGACTGCGCCGCGCGCACGGTCCGGACGGCGGCCTCAGCGGGTCGCGCGCGGCGTATATCGGCGGTTGTTCGTCGACCTCCAACGTGCTCGCGGGGAAGATTTACGGCATTCCCGTTGCGGGCACGCACGCGCACAGTTGGGTGATGAGTTTTCCGAACGAGCTCGATGCGTTTCGCGCGTTCGCGCGGAACTATCCGGAGCGGTGCGTGCTGCTAGTCGACACCTACGATACGGTCGAGAGCGGCATTCCCAACGCGATTCAGACGTTCAAGGAAATGCGCGCGAACGGATCGAACGTGCGCCCGGCGATCCGGCTCGATTCCGGAGACCTCGCGCGCCTCAGCAAGATCGCCCATCGCATGATGCGCGAAGCCGGCTTCGAGGACCCGCTCATTGTCGGCTCGAACGATCTCGACGAAGACCTTATCGCCGATCTGAAGCGGCAGGGCGCGAAGATCAACGCGTGGGGCGTCGGCACGCACCTTATCACCGCAAGCGACAGCCCCGCGTTGAGCGGCGTGTACAAACTCGTCGCGATCGGCGACGGCGGCGCGTGGCAACCGCGCATCAAGATTTCCTCGAACATCTCGAAAGCGACAAACCCCGGGCGCAAGCAAATCGTCCGTTACTACGATCCGAACGATACGCCGCTCGGCGACGTGCTGTACGATATCGACGAAACCTATCCGCACGACGGACGCATCGATGGCCGCGACGCAACGCTCCCGCACCGCGAGACACGTCTGCGCAACACGGCCCGCGCCGAAGTGCTCTTCGATACCGTTTTCGAAAGTGGCAAGCGCACCAGGCCCCAACTGCCCATTCGCGATATTCGCGCGCGATACCTCGCCCAACGCGCCATGCTCCCCGACGAATACAAGCGTCTGCGCAATCCCGAAATCTACAAAGTCATGCTCTCGACCAAGATCGGCGAATTGAAGGAAGAGTTGTTGAAGAACCCGGATAACCAATGATTCCAGATGCATTGCTGTCCGTTGGTTTCTGGACGATGCTTGTTCCGAAAAGTCATACTATGAACGGACAAAGGTAGAAATATGACCGCATCAAGACATCGTTTGGCCGAACATTTTGGTCATGTTGCCAACGACATGACAGACGTTGCGGAGCGCTATCGCTTTAACCGGCTATGCCCGTATAACGGAGATTTGCCGAGTTGTACATGGCAAAAGGCAGTGAGCCCCCTAGGTATATGCAGCATGTACCACGGTGGCGAACCGGAAATCGTCTGTCCGAAACGCTTCAGGCAAGACTGGATTGTCGCTGTTGATGCTGCTTCGTTTTTCTTTCCGCCAGGCACAAAATGGAGTTCTCTGACAGAGGTAGCGTTGAGTGACCCAATAGGTAATTCAGCAGAAACTTTCGACTTAGTGTTGGTTGCGTATGACGGGTTTGGCGCAACTCTTGATTTTGGTGTATTGGAGATGCAAGAGGCATATCATACGCTGGTCTCCCGCGACGAGCTTTTACCGAAGCTCCCAAAAGCACCAATCTGTCCAGTACAAGATCAATTCTCCGAATCACGCAAGCGCCTGAACCAGCGACTGCTGACAAAAGGCGTAGTAGTGCATCGCTTGAAAAAGAAACTGGCTTTGGCTATCGACAAGCGATTCTTTAGCGCGCTACCGAATATGGCGAAAGTCCCCAAGGAGGGAGCGGATCTAGCTTGGTTGATCTATGAACTTATTCCTCAGAAGAAGGGCGGACATGTTTTTCGGTATCAGCAGAGAAAGGTCAGGGAGGTCTACACCCGCTTCGAACAAGTTCTATCGGTTCTAACTCAATAGATATCAAGACGTGACCAGTCGATGCCGGACTTACTGTGACTGCAATAGGAATTGAGAGCACAAATTGTTGAAAGTAACGAACAGAGCTCTGGTCTCTCCATGGACCGAGGCCTTTGACGAATTACTGAGTCAAGCGTCAAAGAATTTGTTAGTATGCTCCCCCTACATTGGTAAGGGGCCATGTAAGCGAATTCTTACGCTCCTTCGGGAAAGAAACCGCACGGGCATCTCGGTGCAGTTGCTCACCGATCTTTCACGCGAGAACATGTTGAGCGAAGCAACTGATGTAAAGTCCATCCTTGAACTATGTGGCGCGCTGCCAAACATGGATATACGCTTCTTGCCAAGAATTCATGCCAAGGTGTACGTGGCGGATGAACGTACTGCGATCGTAACTTCCGGAAACCTGACGGATAGCGGCCTAAGCCACAATTTTGAGTACGGAATTTATCTAACCGATAAGCGTTTGGTTCGGCGGATACGATGTGACTTAACGCAGTATCATTCACTTGGAACAGTCATCCAGCAATCACAGCTTAAGGTTTTCGATGAGATTGTAACTGAACTCAAGGGCATGCAGCAGAAAGCCGAAAAGAGCCTAAAATCACGGCTTCGTGAAGAATTTGAGGCGAAACTTCTGATGGCGGACGAGGAAATTCTCAGAGTAAGGGCAGAGGGATTGAGTGCACATGCGGCGTTTGCTGACACTATCGTCTACATCTTGAGGCGGGGACCCCGAAATACGAAGGGTATATACGCGGAAATGAAAGCAATTCATCCGGACTTGTGCGACGATACAATGAAGCTCGTGATCCGGGGTCAAGCGTGGCCTCAAGCGCAATGGCGCCACAGAGTACGGCATGCGCAGTTGTATCTTGCAAGGCAGGGAAGAATTGTTCGTAAAGACGATAAATGGCAACTTGTCTAATGTCGAAGCTCAATTATTGGATAAAACTCGTGAGGACTTGCCAATAGGGTGTAGAGTGAAGTGTTAGTCACAAAGTCGACTTCCAACGTGTCGTGCGTTTCGCAAAAAGGTTAAGAAGGAACACTCGCAGTGCGATTGGTGCGCATAGGTGTTGCGGCGGTTTCGGTGAAGGTGGGGGATTTTGCCGGGAACGCGGCGCGGCTAAAGGCGATTATCGCCGAGGCGAAGCGCCGGAAGGTGCACCTTCTGGTGACGCCGGAGCTATGCGTGTCGGGCTACAGTCTCGAAGACCGCGTGTGGTGGCCGGAGATTTCGAGGCGCAGTTGGGAATCGCTGCTCGATCTTGCGAAGGCGTGCAAAGGGATCACTGCATTTTTCGGGTTGCCCGTGCGCATCGACTCGCTCATGTACAACGCCGCCGCCCTCGTTCATGACGGGAAGCTGCGCGGCGTCATACTCAAGAAATATCTTCCGACCTACAGCATTTTTTACGAAGGGCGCAACTGGACCGCGTGGCGGCGCGGCGTCACCGAGGCGGGCGGAGTGCCCGCGGGCGACCTCGTGTTCGATCTACCGTTCGGCA includes these proteins:
- a CDS encoding YjgP/YjgQ family permease codes for the protein MLTSSPSAEPGTRGFRVVFDRLSRYCLSEIAVPAVLAMLIIGFVGVANELRERRQVIQLEFIDAWDVARLILYYSPTLVAYLVPIAFMMGILLAFGRLAQDNEITAMKAAGIPVKRLVAPVVIVGALLSVATYFLQDRVQPRAIGRANDLLYSELPQRITLDVLPVGVMNEFGGVRVYFKDRDTATKTLRDVVVVKQESGRDTIYYAEKAEFQPTGERAQLVLTKCHMVQPQPGDDVTTQFSENVMVPLTANPLAPAPGRREEMTIRELIADEKETERRYKSNRSKPNAEDLRKIRTEIANRVTLPFACLAVSLAAAPLAARARRGGRSYSFAIGILLLGGYYLMRILLETKSVHPLEDYLVRGFLPNAVLAALGVWALWRVDRV
- a CDS encoding bifunctional nuclease family protein, producing the protein MIKLDVMGVSMDSHHQPVVLLRHEDRVLPIVVGMFEAEAIHAGLVNKDYGRPMTHDLIRNLLAGLRGTVQSVTIYKLENETFYAHVNIEQKSSGGQVEQVLRVDSRPSDGIAIACRTDAPIYATQVVMDAASQDISILGGSEENEEGEDPEFDS
- a CDS encoding Gfo/Idh/MocA family oxidoreductase, with the translated sequence MRELRVGLVGCGQHALMYLLPALHYAPIQLVSVCDTNAERRLRAKRQFGAEADFEGIGAMLRGPTIDAVIACGPPDMHRAAAIAAMDAGLNVFVEKPPANDLAGAMQIAEASRANGRHCMVGFMKRFALRYRQARELAQRRAFGKTTHVSIKYAHWNCPDLHWMLVYMTVHTLDLMRFFAGELARMSIERAETAGQFTFTVQAVSASGTLVSLVTSSQEPRVKEHVEITGEGEVVVVRNVIELEYHRRVSPTKLFTSDLHDVQLLRPDFAIPNPEQNTLFLQGYAGEMQEFASACIEERAPSVTIADGVQAMRLAQLLARNTTGSFDLME
- a CDS encoding DUF2339 domain-containing protein, whose protein sequence is MHYDDELQALRRDLDDLLNRAAGLKNRIAAVEREIKLESISRAHAEPPVEPQAPAAQPPPLPPLPSTTPAKEAAIVIPTPSKVSAAESPSFTAAPEKPKAKEFQREAETALPRASVEERIWKYWMPRVASVVLAVGVAWALYYVGPLTTPLMRVGFGYAVSIALIGVGWWLEKKYLQYARVLYATAIGVSYFVSFAAHYISAARVIESESAGIGLLVTVVVAWGIVAQVRKSRIVATLVTMLGHLTMGLAFFTTGDLAKYSIAGVAILGFGSAFFLLYNRWYYVAVVGLVGCYLNDALWTLHFLDASPIPSFRLSFGFLWVYMLTFALAELFCGEDLRRSTIPTKFRTMFVTTNTVFFFVLATLTLLRYEDMYEAYRDDFLALYAVVLSLIGLGYLRLRKADPLYNAYLTKAVSAFTLFLAVRYGQGTLTASMAVESVALLYSSRRSGLVVTRVLAFGVAALSIAHGLFIVFTTWSVPYADPLYWRRVVESGLAVAALFAASQLYQRTDWSVRAPKTLPFSRSTIDSLWDLDLVAGPGTQGRKKPYGGLQFPFVYAMGGCILYYAYATMLVHDAHRVASFAAFVVVVTLAGCALQSRPFSLVAMLGLLPTVAGTILSTAGKDQTPHWLIAISVGTIVAAAVFADRRITGEREGLAFHQMRAAPYLLYCASALMLGVSVIAHAGTNVRAALYLAIAGAAATALVVALHRRAVATAAIMLLAFSTLSWLSEWKAVASGEWHLCAVAAAAACVFADRFFARGGEPALSPWGSAALVLSWPIAFRYVASLGTASAGAPIEGFGYFDSDWEPFALAMVSFAFAGYAALTRSRTAIALAALNGALVSFAAVTESYRAVDRPGTLPLVCAFAALAVFWALCEQMVAGSKSKKLEPFVDPLCGVCVGVASLLLVIMIERVPSLSANFLAISWGVLGMALFGAALLTWQRFYRYAALAVFLLGIARLFYDARNLEGIYRPLAFIGLAILMLIVSFGYYYASRLIDARKFNGNGDGDGAHDTAPPPVPPAPPPTP
- a CDS encoding NUDIX hydrolase; its protein translation is MRAKWKHAARRIHYGVNNSGGRMSSAAYTYSHPRPILAADSAVFTLHDGALSVLLIERGQPPFIGTWALPGGWVEEEEPVDEAGARELREETGLSNVDLRQLFTIGDPGRDPRGWCATVVYVALIDHRDHPVRAGDDAAHAAWFSLDELPQLAFDHDKVMRVAVQRLCTHFANPGARLVSTPERYTEDELDALWRDAERFLRSRAAGDEG
- a CDS encoding nicotinamidase; translated protein: MNINPTDALIVVDVQNDFCPGGALAVADGDGVVAGINRLLPLFSVTVFTRDWHPANHCSFSDHPEYVDKSWPAHCVANTPGARFHTDLTLPDDAMIVSKGTDASKEAYSGFDGTALAESLRDANVGRVFVCGLATDYCVKATALDAVRNGFETYVIDDLCRGVDIPPGTARAAIEAMMSAGAHVIVSGEIA